In one Paracoccus everestensis genomic region, the following are encoded:
- a CDS encoding FGGY-family carbohydrate kinase, which yields MLGRDILIGIDAGTSVIKAVAFDLSGGQIAAASVPNRYHSGVDGSATQSLGQTWDDCAAALRGLGAKVDGLASRTAALSVTAQGDGTWLVGRDGPVDDAWLWLDARAAPTVARLADGPANRARFEATGTGLNTCQQGSQMAHMDAHAPDLLDRAEVALHCKDWLYLNLTGVRATDPSEAGFTFGNFRTREYDDAVIDALGLTHRRGLLPPIIDGTQVTHPLTADAARQTGLLAGTPVALGYVDMVMTALGAGVYGGAAGDVACSTVGSTGVHLRAVPAGDVHLNAEGTGYVICLPIPGIVTQVQTNMAATLNLDWVLGIAAGIMSDMGQVVTHRDLVAHIEGWLAQAKPGQIVYHPYISDAGERGPFVNADARAGFVGLSAGHRYPDLVRAVAEGLGMAMRDCYAAMGPLPGELRLTGGAARSRGLRGILSASLNAPVRVSDRDEAGAAGAAMMAAVAIGAYPDMESCIAEWVTPLLGQAEQPDPALVAAYDALFPAFAASRRALPPAWDALAAARSLKGHEE from the coding sequence ATGCTTGGCCGTGACATCCTGATCGGCATCGACGCAGGCACCTCGGTCATCAAGGCGGTGGCCTTTGACCTGTCGGGCGGGCAGATCGCTGCGGCATCTGTGCCCAACCGCTATCATTCGGGCGTCGACGGATCGGCCACGCAATCGCTGGGCCAGACCTGGGACGATTGCGCGGCGGCGTTGCGCGGGCTGGGGGCGAAGGTGGACGGCCTGGCCTCGCGCACGGCGGCGCTGTCGGTGACGGCGCAGGGCGACGGGACATGGCTGGTCGGCCGCGACGGGCCGGTAGACGATGCCTGGCTGTGGCTGGACGCCCGCGCCGCGCCCACCGTGGCGCGGCTGGCGGACGGCCCCGCCAACCGCGCCCGGTTCGAGGCGACGGGCACCGGCCTGAACACCTGCCAGCAGGGCAGCCAGATGGCGCATATGGACGCCCACGCGCCCGACCTGCTGGACAGGGCCGAGGTCGCGCTGCATTGCAAGGACTGGCTTTACCTGAACCTGACGGGCGTGCGGGCGACCGATCCGTCGGAAGCCGGCTTCACCTTCGGCAACTTCCGCACCCGCGAATACGACGACGCGGTAATCGACGCGCTTGGCCTGACCCATCGCCGCGGTCTGCTGCCGCCGATCATTGACGGAACCCAGGTCACGCATCCGCTGACGGCGGATGCCGCGCGGCAGACCGGGCTTCTGGCGGGCACACCGGTCGCCTTGGGCTATGTGGACATGGTGATGACGGCGCTTGGCGCGGGCGTTTATGGCGGCGCGGCAGGCGACGTGGCCTGTTCCACGGTGGGGTCCACCGGCGTCCACCTGCGCGCGGTCCCTGCGGGCGACGTGCATCTGAACGCCGAGGGCACCGGCTATGTCATCTGCCTGCCCATTCCCGGCATCGTCACCCAGGTCCAGACCAACATGGCGGCGACCCTTAACCTGGACTGGGTTCTGGGGATCGCGGCGGGCATCATGTCCGACATGGGCCAGGTCGTGACCCATCGCGATCTGGTCGCGCATATCGAGGGCTGGCTGGCGCAGGCGAAACCCGGCCAGATCGTCTATCACCCCTATATCTCGGACGCCGGGGAACGAGGGCCTTTTGTCAATGCCGACGCGCGGGCAGGCTTTGTCGGCCTGTCGGCGGGCCACCGATACCCCGATCTGGTCCGCGCCGTGGCCGAGGGGCTGGGCATGGCCATGCGCGATTGTTATGCCGCGATGGGTCCGCTGCCCGGCGAACTGCGCCTGACCGGCGGGGCCGCCCGGTCGCGGGGCCTGCGCGGGATCCTGTCGGCCAGCCTGAACGCCCCCGTCCGCGTATCCGACCGCGACGAGGCGGGCGCGGCGGGCGCGGCGATGATGGCCGCCGTCGCCATCGGCGCCTATCCCGACATGGAAAGCTGCATCGCCGAGTGGGTCACGCCCCTGCTGGGACAGGCAGAACAACCCGATCCCGCGCTTGTCGCGGCCTATGACGCGCTGTTTCCGGCCTTCGCCGCCTCGCGCCGGGCCTTGCCGCCCGCATGGGACGCCCTTGCCGCAGCCCGATCCCTGAAAGGACATGAAGAATGA
- a CDS encoding DUF2291 family protein has product MTHSTAPNPSAPKAPAPSRRGMLLGVAAIVVLAGAIALDTTVVPIGSEADVRVQTFSPDSYGQEQFPRVQAFVKEKAVDAATLAPEVLADKDAAAQKYGTASSTGAIMFVTLTGIAGEARSGVYPLTVEGVPEDITVRVQTGPAINGTDLRDAPGDIAFGDFKNQIEYQDAGSGINRAMKAAVLDGIDTASLTGRSVTVTGAFRLINPKNWMITPVEVAVQ; this is encoded by the coding sequence ATGACGCACAGCACCGCCCCGAACCCTTCCGCCCCCAAGGCACCTGCCCCGTCGCGGCGCGGAATGCTGCTGGGCGTGGCGGCCATCGTCGTCTTGGCAGGCGCGATCGCGCTGGACACCACCGTCGTCCCCATCGGGTCCGAGGCCGATGTCCGCGTCCAGACCTTTTCGCCCGACAGCTATGGGCAGGAACAGTTCCCGCGCGTCCAGGCCTTCGTCAAGGAAAAGGCGGTGGATGCCGCCACCCTTGCGCCCGAGGTGCTGGCCGACAAGGACGCGGCGGCGCAGAAATACGGCACGGCGTCGTCCACCGGCGCGATCATGTTCGTGACCTTGACCGGCATCGCGGGCGAGGCACGGTCGGGCGTCTATCCGCTGACGGTGGAAGGCGTGCCGGAAGACATCACCGTCCGCGTCCAGACCGGCCCCGCGATCAACGGTACCGACCTGCGCGACGCGCCGGGCGACATCGCATTCGGCGATTTCAAGAACCAGATCGAATACCAGGACGCCGGATCGGGCATCAACCGCGCCATGAAGGCCGCCGTTCTGGACGGCATCGACACCGCCAGCCTGACCGGCAGGTCCGTCACCGTCACCGGCGCCTTCCGCCTGATCAACCCCAAGAACTGGATGATCACCCCGGTCGAGGTTGCGGTCCAATGA
- a CDS encoding sugar ABC transporter ATP-binding protein has translation MSGPVSGQTEGNPDARDVVLAARNVAKSYGNVHALKGVNFDIHRGQVTTLFGENGAGKSTLMKILSGVIQPTTGQIILDGQPVSFANANEARDRGISIIHQELSLAPNLSVRDNIFMGRELRGPMGVDFAEEERQVRILMEELEEDIDPLTPVEELRLGQQQIVEIARALSVDSRILIMDEPTSALSASEVEVLFKVIRDLTAKGVSIVYISHHLEEALTITDHAVVLRDGTMTAYAPRADIDLDWIVRNMVGENYDLGSPPDSAKGQVALSIRNLSVPDATGKDLVRDLSLDLRAGEILCIYGLMGAGRTELLETCAGRLQATGGEIVLEGQEISHLSIGERIARGLALVPEDRQRDGLVQTMSVGQNLSLASIRTFTRGLFTSSRAERKLVEDSIRSVTVKTSGGSAPIGSLSGGNQQKVVIGKMLATNPRVIMLDEPSRGIDIGAKAEVFRLLAEGARRGLAVIYSTSEVSECLSIAHRIIVMHKGRISAEFDSTVSKEKIMAASGESVTA, from the coding sequence ATGAGCGGGCCAGTGAGCGGGCAGACCGAAGGCAATCCCGATGCCCGCGACGTGGTCCTGGCCGCGCGCAACGTCGCCAAGTCATACGGCAATGTCCACGCGCTGAAGGGCGTGAACTTCGACATCCATCGCGGCCAGGTCACGACCCTGTTCGGCGAGAACGGCGCGGGCAAATCGACGCTGATGAAGATCCTGTCGGGCGTGATCCAGCCCACCACCGGGCAGATCATCCTGGACGGCCAGCCGGTCAGCTTTGCCAACGCGAACGAGGCCCGCGACCGGGGCATTTCCATCATCCACCAGGAACTGTCGCTGGCCCCCAACCTGTCGGTCCGCGACAACATCTTCATGGGGCGCGAATTGCGCGGCCCCATGGGCGTCGATTTCGCCGAGGAGGAACGCCAGGTCCGCATCCTGATGGAGGAGCTGGAGGAGGATATCGACCCCCTTACCCCGGTCGAGGAACTGCGCCTGGGCCAGCAGCAGATCGTGGAAATCGCCCGCGCCCTGTCCGTGGACAGCCGCATCCTGATCATGGACGAACCCACCAGCGCCCTGTCGGCCAGCGAGGTCGAGGTGCTGTTCAAGGTCATCCGCGACCTGACCGCCAAGGGCGTCAGCATCGTCTATATCTCTCACCACCTCGAGGAGGCGCTGACGATCACCGATCATGCGGTGGTGCTGCGCGACGGCACGATGACGGCCTATGCGCCGCGCGCCGACATCGACCTCGACTGGATCGTGCGCAACATGGTGGGCGAGAATTACGACCTGGGCAGCCCGCCCGACAGCGCCAAGGGGCAGGTCGCCCTGTCGATCCGCAATCTGTCGGTGCCGGACGCGACCGGCAAGGATCTGGTGCGCGATCTGTCGCTGGACCTGCGCGCCGGGGAAATCCTGTGCATCTATGGCCTGATGGGCGCGGGGCGCACGGAACTGCTGGAAACCTGCGCGGGACGGTTGCAGGCCACCGGCGGAGAGATCGTGCTGGAAGGGCAGGAAATATCCCACCTTTCCATCGGCGAACGCATCGCCCGCGGCCTGGCCCTGGTGCCCGAGGATCGCCAGCGCGACGGCCTGGTCCAGACCATGAGCGTGGGCCAGAACCTGTCGCTGGCATCCATCCGCACCTTCACGCGCGGGCTGTTCACCAGCAGCCGCGCGGAACGCAAGCTGGTCGAGGACAGCATCCGCAGCGTCACCGTCAAGACTTCGGGCGGGTCGGCCCCCATCGGCTCGCTGTCGGGGGGCAACCAGCAGAAGGTCGTGATCGGCAAGATGCTGGCCACCAACCCCCGCGTCATCATGCTGGACGAACCGTCGCGCGGCATCGACATCGGCGCCAAGGCCGAGGTCTTTCGCCTGCTGGCCGAAGGCGCCCGCCGGGGCCTTGCCGTCATCTATTCCACATCCGAGGTCAGCGAATGCCTGTCCATCGCGCATCGGATCATCGTCATGCACAAGGGCCGGATCTCGGCCGAATTCGATTCCACCGTTTCCAAGGAAAAGATCATGGCCGCCTCGGGCGAGTCCGTGACTGCCTGA
- a CDS encoding ABC transporter permease, whose protein sequence is MSATTTAPKQDGFSIGRLLLEGRAFFALIAIIAVFSFLSPNYFTLSNFLIMSSQVAIYGILSVGMLLVILNGGIDLSVGSILALCGVCAGAMMQGVTLEWAGVILYPPVWAVVVLTIAVGALVGALNGVLVAFFKVPPFVATLGVMYVARGVALLMTNGLTYNNLRGTEALGNTGFNWLGFNRLWGIPISVIVLAVVAILAGLMLSRSAFGRWLYASGGNERAAELSGVPVRLVKITVYTISGALSAVAGLVLASQLTSAGPTAGTTYELTAIAAVVIGGAALTGGRGGVRGTMLGAFVIGFLSAGLVIIGVSSYWQTVFTGAVIVLAVLMNSIQYGRGGRKS, encoded by the coding sequence ATGTCTGCCACCACCACCGCGCCCAAGCAGGACGGCTTTAGCATCGGACGGCTGCTGCTGGAAGGCCGCGCCTTCTTTGCCCTGATCGCGATCATCGCGGTCTTTTCCTTCCTGTCGCCGAACTATTTCACACTGTCGAACTTTCTGATCATGTCGTCGCAGGTGGCGATCTATGGCATTTTGTCCGTGGGGATGCTGCTGGTGATCCTGAACGGCGGGATCGACCTGTCGGTGGGATCCATCCTGGCGCTTTGCGGGGTCTGCGCGGGCGCGATGATGCAGGGCGTCACGCTGGAATGGGCGGGTGTGATCCTGTATCCGCCGGTCTGGGCCGTGGTGGTGCTGACCATCGCCGTGGGTGCCCTGGTGGGCGCGCTGAACGGCGTGCTGGTCGCCTTCTTCAAGGTGCCGCCCTTCGTGGCGACCCTTGGCGTGATGTATGTGGCGCGGGGCGTCGCACTGCTGATGACGAACGGGCTGACCTATAACAACCTGCGCGGCACCGAGGCCTTGGGGAATACCGGCTTCAACTGGCTGGGCTTCAACCGCCTGTGGGGGATCCCGATCAGCGTGATCGTGCTGGCCGTGGTGGCAATCCTGGCCGGGCTGATGCTGTCGCGCTCGGCCTTTGGGCGCTGGCTTTATGCATCCGGCGGGAACGAACGCGCGGCGGAACTGTCGGGCGTGCCGGTGCGGCTGGTCAAGATCACCGTCTATACCATCTCGGGCGCACTGTCGGCGGTGGCGGGGCTGGTGCTGGCCTCGCAACTGACATCGGCGGGGCCGACGGCGGGCACGACCTATGAGCTGACGGCCATCGCGGCGGTGGTGATCGGGGGCGCGGCGCTGACCGGCGGGCGCGGCGGGGTGCGCGGCACGATGCTGGGGGCCTTTGTCATCGGCTTCCTGTCAGCGGGCCTGGTGATCATCGGGGTGTCGTCATACTGGCAGACGGTGTTCACGGGCGCGGTGATCGTGCTGGCGGTGCTGATGAATTCCATCCAATACGGGCGCGGCGGGCGCAAGTCCTGA
- a CDS encoding D-ribose ABC transporter substrate-binding protein, translating to MFTMTRRALLAAAVAMPMMAGAASAEGLITIIVNDPANPYWFTEGEVAKATAEELGYTANVAAHRGDTNTESTLVDTAITNKSVALILDPANADGSVGAVQKAVDAGIPVFLVNAEINQEGLAKAQLVSNNAQGAALGAQAWVEAVGDAGNYVELFGAPSDNNAQTRSNGFETVLTQYPDLVKAGQEVANWDRTQGYQKMQSLLQANPDIIGVISGNDEMALGAIAALKEAGKLEQVKVGGFDGSPDAVEAVKAGELQYTVLQPVAVFAEEAVRQADNFIKNGTTGVDTEKQLFDCLLITADNVDNYTGPFVLEQ from the coding sequence ATGTTCACCATGACCCGCCGCGCGCTGCTTGCCGCCGCCGTCGCCATGCCTATGATGGCCGGTGCCGCCTCGGCCGAGGGGCTGATCACCATCATCGTCAACGACCCCGCGAACCCCTATTGGTTCACGGAAGGCGAGGTCGCCAAGGCCACCGCCGAGGAACTGGGATATACCGCCAACGTGGCCGCGCACCGGGGCGACACCAATACCGAAAGCACGCTGGTCGATACCGCCATCACCAACAAGTCGGTGGCGCTGATCCTGGACCCGGCGAACGCCGACGGTTCCGTGGGCGCGGTGCAGAAGGCCGTCGATGCGGGCATCCCCGTCTTCCTGGTCAATGCCGAGATCAACCAGGAGGGCCTGGCCAAGGCGCAACTGGTGTCGAACAACGCCCAAGGCGCGGCCCTGGGCGCGCAGGCCTGGGTCGAGGCCGTGGGCGATGCGGGCAACTATGTCGAACTGTTCGGCGCGCCGTCCGACAACAACGCCCAGACCCGGTCGAACGGGTTCGAGACCGTGCTGACGCAGTATCCCGACCTGGTGAAGGCCGGCCAGGAAGTCGCCAACTGGGACCGCACCCAAGGTTACCAGAAGATGCAGTCGCTGCTGCAGGCGAACCCCGACATCATCGGCGTGATTTCCGGCAACGATGAAATGGCCCTTGGCGCGATTGCCGCGCTGAAAGAGGCCGGCAAGCTGGAACAGGTCAAGGTCGGAGGCTTTGACGGATCCCCCGACGCGGTCGAGGCCGTGAAGGCCGGCGAATTGCAATACACCGTCCTGCAGCCCGTCGCCGTCTTTGCCGAGGAAGCGGTGCGCCAGGCCGACAACTTCATCAAGAACGGCACGACCGGCGTGGACACCGAAAAGCAGCTGTTCGACTGCCTGCTGATCACGGCGGACAACGTGGACAACTATACCGGCCCCTTCGTCCTGGAACAGTAA